One region of Halomonas huangheensis genomic DNA includes:
- a CDS encoding DUF6094 domain-containing protein — protein MALMFPRLARNFAKNGYYPTDEATLERVLNALDASHDQRVRILDPCAGEGMAILETAHRLGRERTDAYGIEFDLERARHMQRVVDVGIQSDLMDTVISPRSFGLLFFNPPYGDLVGETGGSKGYAGKGRQRLEKLFYQRSVHLLQYGGVMVMIVPGYVFDDELSSWVALHFDRVSVHRAVVDTFQQMIVFGVRTRRNALLANSKAKEVKMLLQGIGSKDIEPDILPEYWSSEPYDVPPATSSTPHCYRVSLEPEQLEQEMDRLGGLWPDFNLAFWTDGVTQRRPLRQLSSWHLALSLAAGGISGIVTSRSGRQLVVKGDTFKEKAAKVEFEEDADGNITERRILTDRFVPAIMAWDVTQSSPERGKLFKITSTPVNVPVTETADTESA, from the coding sequence ATGGCGCTGATGTTTCCACGGTTGGCGAGAAACTTCGCCAAGAACGGCTATTACCCAACCGATGAGGCCACGCTCGAGCGTGTGTTGAATGCGCTGGATGCGTCGCACGACCAACGTGTGCGAATCCTCGATCCCTGTGCCGGCGAAGGCATGGCGATCCTGGAAACTGCGCATCGCCTGGGCCGGGAGAGAACCGATGCCTATGGCATCGAATTCGACCTGGAGCGAGCCCGACACATGCAGCGCGTCGTGGATGTGGGGATCCAGTCGGATCTGATGGATACCGTCATATCCCCGCGATCGTTCGGGTTGCTGTTCTTCAATCCCCCCTATGGCGATCTCGTTGGCGAGACCGGCGGCAGCAAGGGTTATGCCGGCAAGGGGCGACAGCGGCTGGAGAAGCTGTTCTACCAGCGGTCAGTGCATCTCCTGCAATACGGTGGGGTGATGGTCATGATCGTGCCGGGGTATGTGTTCGATGACGAGCTATCGAGTTGGGTTGCCCTGCATTTCGATCGCGTCAGCGTCCACCGGGCCGTCGTCGACACGTTCCAGCAGATGATCGTGTTCGGAGTGCGCACCAGGCGCAATGCACTACTGGCCAACAGCAAGGCGAAAGAGGTCAAAATGCTGTTACAGGGAATCGGCTCGAAGGACATCGAGCCGGACATCCTGCCGGAATACTGGAGCAGCGAACCCTACGATGTACCACCGGCTACGAGTAGCACGCCGCACTGTTATCGCGTGTCGCTGGAACCTGAGCAGTTGGAGCAGGAAATGGACCGTCTCGGCGGCCTATGGCCTGACTTCAACCTCGCGTTCTGGACGGATGGCGTCACGCAAAGACGTCCGCTGCGTCAGCTGTCCAGCTGGCACCTCGCGCTGTCACTGGCAGCGGGAGGCATATCGGGCATCGTAACCTCGAGGTCGGGACGTCAACTGGTCGTGAAGGGCGATACCTTCAAGGAGAAAGCTGCGAAGGTCGAGTTTGAGGAGGACGCCGACGGCAACATCACTGAGCGTCGCATTCTGACTGACCGTTTCGTGCCGGCCATCATGGCCTGGGACGTGACGCAGAGCTCTCCGGAGCGAGGCAAGCTATTCAAGATCACATCGACGCCGGTAAACGTGCCAGTGACTGAAACCGCCGACACCGAGTCGGCATAA
- a CDS encoding Y-family DNA polymerase — protein sequence MLALVDCNSFYASCEQIFRPDLRGRPVVVLSNNDGFVVARSKEAKALGIPDLEPFHKIEHLLRQHNVTIFSSNYPLYGDISDRVMTTLQAFSGRIEVYSIDEMFLDLSGMPGDFSELGREIKDSVWQNVRMPVGVGIAPSKTLAKVANHAAKKIPKCGGVCVLDEPHKWEWLLKRMPVTGVWGIAKRLAKRLEDLRIYSAWDLATANPKIVRRASNVNLERTIEELNGRPCLGLEDVPPAKKQIYCTRGFGKRSDTLEPIQEAVALYASRAVDKLRAQRSLVTTLHVFLHTSPFEPNFVSASAAAQLPYPTDDVRLVAALARRTVASLYRPGHQYVKAGVGMIEILDRRHHQFDMLEPGQSVQSDKLMATLDAIKRRHGKGAVFLAAQGVSQPWYMRQKFRSPEYTTRWTDIPCVKT from the coding sequence GTGCTCGCGCTCGTTGATTGCAACTCGTTCTACGCCAGCTGTGAGCAGATCTTCAGGCCAGACCTGCGCGGCAGGCCTGTTGTGGTCCTATCGAACAACGATGGGTTCGTCGTGGCCAGGTCGAAGGAAGCCAAGGCGCTGGGCATCCCGGACCTGGAGCCGTTTCACAAGATTGAGCATTTGCTGCGTCAGCACAACGTGACGATCTTCAGCTCAAACTACCCTCTGTATGGCGATATCTCCGACCGGGTGATGACGACTCTGCAGGCGTTCAGTGGGAGAATCGAGGTCTACAGCATCGACGAGATGTTCCTGGATCTCTCCGGCATGCCCGGTGACTTCAGCGAGCTGGGCAGAGAGATCAAGGACAGTGTGTGGCAGAACGTCCGGATGCCCGTGGGCGTTGGAATAGCGCCGAGCAAGACATTGGCAAAAGTGGCCAACCACGCTGCAAAGAAGATCCCGAAATGCGGGGGTGTGTGCGTACTGGATGAGCCTCACAAGTGGGAATGGTTGCTGAAGAGAATGCCGGTGACCGGCGTATGGGGCATAGCGAAGCGACTGGCCAAGCGCCTCGAGGACCTGCGTATCTACTCCGCATGGGATCTGGCCACAGCCAACCCGAAGATCGTCAGACGGGCCAGCAACGTGAATCTTGAGCGGACGATCGAGGAATTGAACGGACGCCCGTGTCTCGGCCTTGAGGACGTGCCACCAGCAAAGAAACAGATCTACTGTACCCGAGGATTCGGTAAGCGATCCGACACGTTAGAGCCAATCCAGGAGGCAGTGGCTCTCTACGCTTCCAGAGCTGTCGATAAGCTCAGGGCTCAGCGCAGTCTGGTGACAACACTGCATGTGTTCCTGCACACCAGTCCATTTGAGCCCAACTTTGTAAGTGCGAGTGCCGCTGCGCAGCTTCCGTACCCAACTGACGATGTTCGCCTGGTTGCAGCCTTGGCCCGTCGCACGGTGGCCAGCCTATACCGCCCGGGTCACCAGTACGTGAAAGCTGGGGTGGGAATGATTGAGATTCTGGACCGTCGGCACCATCAATTCGACATGCTAGAACCCGGACAGTCAGTGCAGTCTGATAAGCTGATGGCGACGTTGGATGCAATCAAGCGGAGGCATGGCAAGGGAGCCGTGTTCCTGGCAGCACAAGGCGTAAGCCAGCCGTGGTACATGCGCCAGAAGTTCAGATCTCCAGAGTACACTACGCGGTGGACAGACATTCCTTGTGTCAAAACGTAA
- a CDS encoding SOS response-associated peptidase family protein: protein MCTNYVLVKKSGSAELADRLSVDPNELIYGLNFKPGSLISIITGSGDGHVVRPATWWLYLQQTEKGLKPHRDYFSVNTRYDKVGKKLEYRRRRCIVPATAFVESQDGKHPHLLEPADGRGIAFGGIYKEWTDKVTGEVVHSASIITLPGIKPLENIHRKSVPMWLPDDAYEKWLSPEVTDAEELNYLLESALRCDLKATPIDKTFSKVPIGMPFVISQKNDD from the coding sequence ATGTGCACCAACTACGTCCTGGTCAAGAAGAGTGGATCCGCAGAGTTGGCCGATCGCCTGTCAGTGGATCCCAACGAGCTGATATACGGACTGAATTTCAAGCCCGGGAGCTTGATCAGCATTATCACCGGCTCTGGTGATGGCCACGTCGTCCGTCCAGCGACTTGGTGGCTCTACCTGCAACAGACAGAGAAGGGGCTAAAGCCGCACCGGGACTACTTCTCAGTGAACACGCGGTACGACAAAGTAGGGAAGAAGCTGGAGTATAGGCGCAGACGCTGCATCGTGCCGGCCACTGCATTCGTTGAGAGTCAGGACGGGAAGCATCCTCACCTACTGGAGCCTGCTGATGGCCGCGGCATCGCGTTCGGTGGGATCTACAAGGAATGGACGGACAAGGTCACGGGGGAGGTCGTGCATTCGGCATCGATCATCACCCTGCCAGGAATCAAGCCTTTGGAGAACATCCACCGCAAATCGGTGCCGATGTGGCTGCCTGACGATGCCTATGAGAAGTGGCTATCGCCGGAGGTGACCGATGCCGAGGAGCTGAACTACTTGCTTGAGTCTGCCTTGCGGTGCGACCTAAAGGCGACTCCAATCGACAAGACCTTCAGTAAGGTTCCTATTGGCATGCCATTCGTAATCTCACAGAAAAACGATGACTAG
- a CDS encoding DUF1289 domain-containing protein → MAKKIESPCIASCRLQGGLCVDCGRSVEEIRRWKAMKHPEKMATVKRAEQRRKKVNSDEY, encoded by the coding sequence ATGGCCAAGAAAATAGAGAGCCCCTGTATAGCCTCCTGCCGTCTGCAAGGCGGGCTATGCGTCGACTGTGGGCGCTCGGTGGAAGAGATACGCCGCTGGAAAGCCATGAAGCACCCCGAAAAAATGGCAACGGTGAAGCGGGCTGAACAACGGCGCAAGAAAGTCAACTCTGACGAATACTAG
- a CDS encoding LexA family protein yields MMPITTVSRNEVASRFSAPCFLSRVRAGFPSPADDYMDRKLDLNEFLIHRPEATFYAWVQGESMEGVGIYDGDLLIVDRAEEARDGDVVLASLNGDLTCKILDVARRRLIAAHKDYPPIVISEGSTFEVEGTVISSVRLFRARAR; encoded by the coding sequence ATGATGCCCATCACCACGGTCTCACGCAATGAGGTAGCCTCTCGCTTCTCGGCACCCTGCTTCCTGTCCCGCGTTCGCGCCGGCTTTCCGTCACCGGCTGACGACTACATGGACCGAAAGCTCGATCTCAACGAGTTCCTGATCCATCGGCCGGAGGCGACTTTCTATGCTTGGGTGCAGGGCGAGTCGATGGAAGGTGTGGGCATTTACGACGGTGACCTACTCATCGTAGACCGTGCCGAGGAAGCGCGTGACGGGGATGTTGTACTGGCCAGCCTGAATGGCGACCTCACCTGCAAGATCCTCGACGTCGCCCGACGCCGGCTGATCGCCGCCCATAAGGACTACCCGCCGATCGTCATTTCCGAGGGCTCAACCTTCGAAGTTGAGGGCACTGTGATCAGCTCCGTGAGGCTCTTCCGTGCTCGCGCTCGTTGA
- a CDS encoding MvdC/MvdD family ATP grasp protein, whose amino-acid sequence MILLVTNERDITMDYVVLELQRRGLKYYRLNTESLPQYRVEMGIHSRDDWKIYDGENILSGGDVRAAYFRRPGKPEVKQDLEERGHLNYAESEWASFLKSLYSRLDKMWLNSPANILLSEDKPRQLFLAKDIGFLIPETSITNDINSFKSIAALRSVIGKPLRQALIEDKNEKIIFTTSLPALDSVDEIDLSFAPIIVQHEIKKAYDIRIIVVGSKVFPVAIHSQDNTVTVVDWRRGEVPDLLHEPIILPVSIEQKCKDIVRKLGLKFGAIDMVKDLDDRYWFLEINPNGQWAWIENRTGLPIASAIVDELVGELS is encoded by the coding sequence ATGATACTTCTAGTTACGAATGAGCGTGATATAACTATGGACTATGTAGTCCTTGAATTACAAAGGCGCGGCCTCAAGTATTATCGTCTTAATACAGAGTCATTGCCCCAATATCGTGTCGAAATGGGCATTCATTCTAGGGATGACTGGAAGATATACGATGGTGAGAATATTTTGTCTGGGGGCGATGTTAGAGCAGCGTATTTTCGTCGCCCTGGCAAGCCGGAAGTTAAACAGGATCTAGAAGAACGCGGACATCTCAATTATGCTGAATCTGAATGGGCATCATTCCTAAAAAGCCTTTACAGTCGTCTCGATAAAATGTGGTTGAATTCGCCCGCTAATATTCTACTTTCTGAAGATAAGCCCAGGCAGCTTTTCTTGGCAAAAGATATTGGCTTTCTTATCCCTGAAACCTCGATCACCAATGATATAAATTCTTTCAAAAGTATTGCTGCTCTTCGCTCAGTGATTGGAAAACCTTTGCGCCAAGCTCTGATTGAGGATAAGAATGAGAAGATTATTTTTACGACTTCGCTTCCTGCTCTTGATTCGGTAGATGAGATTGATTTGTCTTTTGCTCCAATAATAGTTCAGCATGAAATAAAAAAGGCCTATGATATACGCATCATTGTGGTGGGCAGCAAGGTTTTTCCTGTGGCAATCCACTCTCAAGACAACACTGTAACTGTGGTGGATTGGCGTCGAGGAGAAGTTCCAGATTTATTGCACGAGCCTATCATTTTGCCTGTGAGCATAGAACAAAAATGCAAAGATATAGTCAGAAAGCTAGGGCTCAAATTTGGTGCAATTGATATGGTAAAAGATCTCGATGACAGGTATTGGTTCCTTGAAATAAACCCAAATGGACAGTGGGCATGGATTGAAAATAGAACAGGGCTTCCAATTGCCAGTGCTATCGTCGATGAGCTAGTAGGAGAGTTGAGTTGA
- a CDS encoding DUF2569 family protein encodes MGGWLKFYIIFFCIVAPILGFLVTLTAVLGLESNSDFSGFYNWETYRNAMYGIVVVNVFVMFRLAYILSTSELQTTKGDAIMMMWVAGPVALIGGGIVMHFALPEGRVFEEIIPAALGSAFWTTIWTLYFKKSKRVANTYWKPV; translated from the coding sequence GTGGGTGGTTGGCTAAAGTTCTATATCATTTTCTTCTGCATTGTTGCCCCCATACTGGGCTTCCTTGTAACTTTGACAGCGGTTCTTGGTCTTGAAAGCAACTCAGATTTTTCAGGGTTCTACAACTGGGAGACATATAGGAACGCGATGTATGGCATCGTCGTTGTGAATGTCTTTGTCATGTTCCGATTGGCTTATATCCTGAGCACGAGCGAACTTCAAACGACCAAGGGCGATGCCATTATGATGATGTGGGTTGCAGGACCTGTAGCGCTTATCGGAGGAGGGATTGTCATGCACTTTGCCCTTCCCGAGGGTCGTGTCTTTGAAGAGATCATTCCAGCGGCCCTTGGTAGCGCATTCTGGACCACAATCTGGACTCTCTACTTCAAGAAGTCGAAGCGTGTGGCCAACACCTACTGGAAGCCTGTATGA